The Rhodamnia argentea isolate NSW1041297 chromosome 7, ASM2092103v1, whole genome shotgun sequence genome contains the following window.
ATCATCCCTATTGGTCCGACGTCGGTCATCAGGTTTGTGGATCCAAGGGCTATGTCAAAGGTAAGCATCGGTTAGCAATGAAATTGTACCAAAGTTTTGAAAGATTCTGTACACTCTTTCACTTGCTATTTTCTCTTCAAAACTGGAAAACGAAAGAAACTTCTATTATCCAAGAAAAATGACGATGTATACATGATAGGGTATGTCAACGTTGtgcattttgaaagatttgtgGAGCTTCGCATGAATTATTAATATCAAGTTGAAGGAGTTGCAAGATTCgtgaaagaaatcaaaaagtgTCTAGATTATAATTCCTTTCCCACTgttaaacaagaaaagaaaagaaaagaaagacgaTACTTGTGCGAGCAAACACATGACTAGTTTTTGTTGGCATAGAACTTACCTTACCTTATTTTGTTAATTAGGTTCTTCAATTCGTCACTTAACATTCATTTGCAGATGCACACATCCCATTTGTCATATTCTTTTGGACGACGTTCAACTTATGCAAACTAATTCGCCACTTACTCTGTTTTCCTCTCGTGAgttttttgttttgcaaacTCCTTTTCCTTCAATTCCTTTTCACACCATTCATTTCCTTCCACAGGTACCCCCGGTACTATCGCATTTTGGACTGCTACAGATTTTATAGTACTGCTAGGTAAGCTGCAACGATTCGTTCTTACAATAACTATAGAGATATTTCTAACCTATCAAATTTTCTCCAGTGCTTTTCTGTATGGCGAAATTTGTAATCGGGATGCCCATTGTCACGATATTCCTAATCTACAAGCACAGAAGAAGGCACTTAGCAATGGACAAAAATGTCGAAGAATTCTTGCAGGCTCATAATAACTTTTTGCCCATAAGGTACTCTTACTcgaatatcaagaagatcacCAGAAATTTTAAGCACAAATTAGGTGAAGGAGGGTATGGTTCTGTGTACAGAGGAACGCTCAGAAGCGGAAACGAAGTTGCCATCAAGATTTTAAAGCAATCCAAGGCCCATGGCCAAGACTTTATTAGTGAAGTGGCCACTATTGGAAGAATTCACCATGTTAATGTTGTGCAACTCATCGGCTTTTGCTTTGAAGGCTCAAAACAAGCTCTCATGTATGATTTCATGGCAAATGGATCTTTGGATAAGCATATTTTTGCCAAAGAAGGTGATCTTCATTACATGAAACTATTTGAGATCGCTCTTGGGGTGGCGAGGGGGATTGAATACTTACATCGGGGGTGTGACATGCAAATACTACACTTTGATATcaagcctcacaacattctttTAGACAAGAATTTCACTCCAAAAGTTTCTGACTTTGGACTTGCGAAACTTTATCCCACTGATCGTAGTATAGTCTCATTGACTGCTGCAAGAGGGACGTTGGGATATATGGCACCCGAATTGTTCTATAAGAACATAGGCGGTGTATCTTACAAAGCGGACGTCTACAGCTTTGGGATGTTGCTCATGGAAATGGCAGGGAGAAGGAAGAATATAAATGCAAATGCGGAACACTCcagccaaatttattttccattgtGGGTGTACGACCAAGTCGGTGAAGGAAAAAGTGTTGAAATGGAAGGAGTTGTAGAGGAGGAGAGGAAGGTGATAAAAAAGATGATAATAGTTGCACTTTGGTGTATACAATTGAACCTTGACCATCGGCCTCCAATGAACAAAGTCCTAGAAATGCTTGAAGGAGATATTGGTAAACTTCAAATGCCTCCAAAGCCGCTTTTTTACCCACCGGATGTGCCGGATAACAGTGACAAAGTCGAGATGGAACTAGAGACATTCTCAGCTTCATCAAGCGTTCCGACAATTTCCTctagttttccttttgttgataCCGGCTATGTTTAGAGAGCCATGTCCAATTTGATTGGAAAAGCTTGGTGTATTTTTCATATGTCCGCACAATCTAGTATTATTTTGGGAGGGACTTGAGCTAGTTTAGCTCTATTGTGACTACTTTCCAGATTGTGTTCTTCCAGCTCTTAGGTTACTGTAATCTTATTGTATCTCAGAGAGTTTTACTCTCTTGCATCCTCCTCCgaaagaatcaacaaattggTAAGAAAGCAACGACTAAAATGGTGGGGGAAGGTGATGGCATCGAGAAATTTTCCTCCCTCGTTACGTGATTGAGGGCAAAATCAGCTAAA
Protein-coding sequences here:
- the LOC115732410 gene encoding rust resistance kinase Lr10-like, translated to MQLIGFFFEGSKQVLVYDLMTHGSLDKHIFAEEGDKFLDYRKLYEIALGVARGIEYLHRGCDMQILHFDIKPHNILLDKNFTPKVSDFGLAKLYPTDRSIVSLTAARGTLGYMAPELFYKNIGGVSYKADVYSFGMLLMEMAGRRKNINANAEHSSQIYFPLWVYDQVGEGKSVEMEGVVEEERKVIKKMIIVALWCIQLNLDHRPPMNKVLEMLEGDIGKLQMPPKPLFYPPDVPDNSDKVEMELETFSASSSVPTISSSFPFVDTGYV